Proteins from a single region of Hordeum vulgare subsp. vulgare chromosome 6H, MorexV3_pseudomolecules_assembly, whole genome shotgun sequence:
- the LOC123404964 gene encoding F-box protein At5g03100-like — MSAIDTRRLFDKMPTSKKRKSVPPVSAMDHISALPDHILHHMLSFLPAQLAVQTCVLARRWRHLWRSTTGLRIHGLDNENSVKVKDLRKFVDHLLILRERTHLDTVQIAFNEYDDDDLPDVNLWIRFAVMCKVRVLTLHILQGFYLDLDDLRLVSRHLVTLDLLGVALQKRSLDFTSCSALEDLKMNECKITADRISSHSLKHLSISYCYSDSIRRVRISAPGLVSLKLQDFIGITPFLEDMPLLQAAYVNLGSECMDFCLNYDYGVSYGANNNTCENCVPINNDCSRECVILSGISNAKHLELISEFGMFIFRRDLNHCPTFSKLRTLLLNEYWCETRDLDRLSCILKNSPVLEKLTLQLFSKGPNHKVEIKGSYSSVEKSSAISKHLNIVEVKCDEIDERILNVLKFLYAFNIWFSFV; from the exons ATGAG CGCCATTGACACCCGCCGCCTATTCGACAAAATGCCGACAAGCAAGAAGCGCAAGAGTGTGCCGCCGGTGAGCGCCATGGACCATATCAGCGCCCTCCCTGATCATATACTCCACCACATGCTCTCCTTCCTCCCAGCTCAGCTGGCCGTGCAGACTTGCGTGCTCGCCCGGCGCTGGCGCCACCTCTGGAGATCTACCACAGGCCTGCGCATCCATGGCCTTGACAATGAGAATTCTGTCAAAGTCAAAGACCTCCGGAAGTTCGTGGACCATCTGCTGATCCTGCGTGAGCGTACCCACCTAGATACTGTTCAGATCGCTTtcaatgaatacgacgatgaTGACCTGCCCGATGTGAACCTATGGATCCGTTTTGCTGTGATGTGCAAAGTTCGGGTGCTCACCCTTCATATCCTTCAGGGTTTCTACCTCGACCTGGATGACCTGCGTCTTGTCTCTCGGCATCTGGTAACATTGGACCTTCTTGGTGTAGCTCTACAAAAGAGATCTCTTGATTTTACTAGCTGTTCAGCACTGGAGGATCTGAAGATGAATGAGTGCAAGATCACTGCTGATAGGATATCGTCTCATTCACTTAAGCATTTAAGCATCAGTTATTGCTATTCTGACTCAATTCGCCGGGTCCGTATTTCTGCTCCAGGCCTTGTCTCTCTAAAACTACAAGACTTTATTGGTATAACCCCTTTTCTTGAAGACATGCCGCTGCTACAGGCTGCATATGTGAATCTTGGCAGTGAATGCATGGATTTCTGTTTGAATTATGACTATGGTGTTTCCTATGGAGCTAATAATAATACATGTGAGAATTGTGTTCCTATCAACAATGATTGCAGCAGGGAATGTGTGATTCTGAGTGGTATCTCGAATGCTAAACATCTGGAGTTGATATCTGAATTTGGAATG TTCATTTTCAGAAGAGATTTGAACCACTGCCCTACATTTAGCAAGTTAAGGACTTTATTGCTCAATGAATACTGGTGCGAGACTCGTGATTTGGATCGACTATCTTGCATTCTGAAAAATTCACCAGTTCTAGAGAAGCTCACTCTTCAACTTTTTTCCAAG GGACCAAATCATAAAGTGGAAATTAAAGGAAGCTACAGTTCAGTGGagaaatcttctgcaatatcaaaGCACCTTAACATAGTCGAAGTCAAGTGTGATGAGATTGACGAGAGAATCCTCAATGTTTTGAAATTTCTGTATGCATTTAACATAT GGTTCAGTTTCGTGTAA